Proteins found in one Methylobacter sp. S3L5C genomic segment:
- the rpoA gene encoding DNA-directed RNA polymerase subunit alpha: MQSSISGLLKPRLVEVVSKTPNHSRIVIEPLERGFGHSLGNALRRVLLSTIPGCAVTDVEIDGVLHEYTTIEGVQEDVIDILLNLKKLAVMLHSKDEVELTLTKNGAGCVTAADIILPHDVEIINPDLVIANLTQTGSLNMKIRVRRGRGYEPVSVRKLNSEHSLAVGALQLDASYSPIVKVAYQVESTRVEQRTNLDKLVIELETNGTVDPEETIKMAATILHDQLSVFVDFEKVNEKEAEEEVEIEEVFDPVLLRPVDDLELTVRSANCLKAENIFYIGDLIQRTEVELLKTPNLGKKSLTEIKDILALKGLSLGMRLENWPPDNLADQSHAISTH; this comes from the coding sequence ATGCAGAGTTCTATTTCTGGCTTATTAAAGCCTCGATTAGTTGAGGTTGTTAGTAAAACACCTAATCATTCCAGGATTGTTATAGAGCCGCTTGAGCGTGGTTTTGGTCATTCTCTTGGCAATGCCTTGAGGCGTGTATTGTTATCGACGATTCCAGGCTGTGCAGTTACAGATGTGGAAATTGACGGTGTTCTCCATGAGTACACAACAATAGAGGGTGTTCAGGAAGATGTAATTGATATCTTGTTGAACCTCAAAAAATTAGCAGTTATGCTTCATTCTAAGGACGAAGTTGAACTTACGCTGACAAAAAATGGTGCAGGTTGTGTTACTGCAGCAGATATAATTCTCCCACATGATGTTGAGATTATTAACCCAGATTTAGTTATTGCCAATTTAACACAAACTGGCTCGCTGAATATGAAAATTAGAGTACGTCGCGGAAGAGGTTACGAACCAGTCAGTGTTCGTAAATTAAACTCTGAACACAGTTTGGCCGTTGGTGCACTTCAGTTAGATGCATCGTATAGTCCAATTGTAAAAGTAGCTTATCAGGTTGAAAGTACCCGTGTAGAGCAGCGTACTAATTTGGATAAATTAGTCATTGAACTGGAAACAAACGGAACTGTTGATCCAGAAGAAACGATAAAAATGGCTGCTACAATCCTTCATGATCAGCTTTCTGTTTTTGTTGACTTCGAAAAAGTTAACGAAAAAGAAGCTGAAGAAGAAGTAGAAATAGAGGAGGTGTTTGATCCTGTGTTACTTCGTCCTGTTGATGATCTTGAGTTAACCGTTCGTTCTGCTAATTGTTTAAAAGCCGAGAATATTTTTTATATTGGTGATTTAATTCAGCGTACTGAAGTTGAGCTATTAAAAACACCCAATCTTGGAAAAAAATCTTTAACAGAAATTAAAGATATACTTGCACTTAAGGGTTTATCACTAGGTATGCGATTAG
- the rpsD gene encoding 30S ribosomal protein S4 codes for MARYLGPTCKLSRREGTDLFLKSRGKSLENKCKLDQRPGQHGTKRTRSSDYALQLRAKQRLRRIYGILEKQFRNYYKSADMKKGATGENLLNLLESRLDNVVYRMGFACTRAEARQLVGHKSIQVNGSLINVPSYQVAPGDILTVREKAKKQQRIVDALTVTEQYGFPNWVEVNSKAMTGTFSSLPDRVDLGSDINEQLVVELYSK; via the coding sequence ATGGCAAGATATCTTGGACCCACTTGTAAGTTAAGTCGAAGAGAAGGGACTGACCTGTTTTTAAAAAGCAGAGGAAAGTCTTTAGAAAACAAATGTAAGTTAGATCAAAGACCTGGTCAGCACGGAACCAAGCGTACCAGAAGTTCTGATTATGCTCTCCAGTTGAGAGCAAAGCAGAGATTACGCAGAATTTATGGCATTCTAGAGAAGCAATTTAGAAATTATTATAAGTCTGCTGATATGAAGAAAGGTGCTACAGGCGAAAATCTTTTGAATCTACTAGAATCAAGATTAGACAATGTTGTTTATCGCATGGGATTTGCTTGTACACGTGCAGAAGCTCGTCAGCTTGTTGGTCACAAATCTATTCAGGTAAATGGTTCATTGATTAATGTACCATCTTATCAGGTAGCTCCTGGTGATATTTTAACAGTTAGAGAGAAAGCAAAGAAGCAACAACGTATAGTTGATGCCTTAACTGTAACTGAGCAATATGGATTTCCTAATTGGGTCGAGGTTAACTCAAAAGCTATGACTGGAACGTTTAGTTCTTTACCTGATCGTGTTGATTTAGGTAGTGACATTAACGAGCAGCTAGTTGTCGAGCTTTACTCTAAATAA
- the rpsK gene encoding 30S ribosomal protein S11, which yields MASPNRSRKRIKKEVADGIVHVHASFNNTIITITDRKGNALSWATSGGSGFRGSRKSTPFAAQVAAEKAGIVAQEFGMKNLDVMIKGPGPGRESAVRSLNNLGFKINNIVDVTPIPHNGCRPPKKRRV from the coding sequence ATGGCTAGTCCAAACCGTTCAAGAAAACGTATTAAAAAAGAAGTTGCCGATGGTATTGTCCACGTTCACGCTTCTTTCAATAACACAATAATAACTATAACTGATAGAAAAGGAAATGCCTTGTCTTGGGCAACATCTGGTGGTTCAGGCTTCCGTGGATCAAGAAAAAGTACTCCTTTTGCTGCCCAAGTTGCAGCTGAAAAAGCTGGTATTGTTGCACAAGAATTCGGTATGAAAAATCTTGATGTTATGATCAAAGGTCCCGGTCCGGGTCGTGAATCCGCAGTGCGTTCATTGAACAATCTCGGTTTTAAAATTAATAATATCGTTGATGTGACGCCTATTCCACATAATGGATGTCGTCCGCCTAAGAAACGCCGCGTATAA
- the rpsM gene encoding 30S ribosomal protein S13, which translates to MARIAGINIPDHKHSVIALTAIYGVGRQTASEICVKVGILPSVKIKELTEEQLEAIRNVVSKMTVEGDLRREVSMNIKRLMDLGCYRGIRHRRGLPLRGQRTRTNARTRKGPRKPIRK; encoded by the coding sequence ATGGCACGTATTGCCGGGATAAACATACCAGATCATAAGCATTCAGTCATAGCATTGACTGCAATATATGGTGTTGGTCGTCAAACTGCAAGTGAAATTTGCGTAAAGGTTGGTATTTTACCTTCCGTAAAAATTAAAGAACTAACTGAAGAGCAATTAGAAGCTATTCGTAATGTGGTTTCGAAGATGACAGTGGAAGGTGATCTGCGTCGTGAAGTTTCTATGAATATCAAGCGTTTGATGGATCTAGGTTGCTATCGCGGAATAAGGCATCGCCGAGGTTTGCCATTAAGAGGACAGAGAACGAGAACAAATGCTCGTACTCGTAAAGGTCCACGCAAACCTATTAGAAAATAA
- the rpmJ gene encoding 50S ribosomal protein L36 — protein MKVRASVKTICRNCKIVKRNGVVRVICVDGRHKQRQG, from the coding sequence GTGAAAGTTCGTGCTTCTGTAAAAACAATTTGTAGAAATTGTAAAATTGTAAAAAGAAACGGTGTTGTTAGAGTTATATGTGTTGATGGAAGGCACAAACAACGACAAGGCTAA
- the secY gene encoding preprotein translocase subunit SecY, producing the protein MANKSGNFSELKSRLIFVLGALFVYRIGSHIPVPGIDPKALAVMFEQQSGSILDMFNMFSGGALMRLSLFALGIMPYISASIIMQLMTVVIPSMEQMKKEGESGRRKISQFTRYGTVVLATFQAIGISLALQNQTAGGLSVVLTPGIGFVAITAITLVTGTVFLMWLGEQVTERGIGNGISLIIFAGIVSGLPKAIGGTLELARTGEMNGAFIILLFLLSLSVTALVVFVERGQRRILINYPKRQQGRKLYGGQSSFLPLKLNMAGVIPPIFASSIILFPATIAGWFGNSEGFTWLQDVATMLSPGQPVYVMFYAAAIIFFCFFYTALVFNSKETADNLKKSGAFLPGIRPGLQTASYIDKVMTRLTLIGAFYITLVCLLPEFLIVYWNVPFYFGGTSLLIIVVVVMDFISQMQTHVMSQQYEGLMKKANLKK; encoded by the coding sequence ATGGCTAACAAATCAGGTAATTTCTCAGAGCTTAAGTCAAGATTGATTTTTGTTTTGGGCGCTCTATTTGTTTATAGAATCGGTTCACATATCCCTGTTCCGGGGATAGATCCGAAAGCGCTTGCAGTTATGTTTGAGCAGCAAAGTGGATCCATATTGGATATGTTCAATATGTTTTCTGGTGGTGCTTTGATGAGGTTAAGTCTTTTTGCGCTTGGTATAATGCCCTATATTTCTGCGTCTATTATTATGCAGTTAATGACGGTTGTTATACCTTCCATGGAGCAAATGAAAAAAGAGGGAGAGTCAGGAAGACGTAAAATATCTCAATTTACTCGTTATGGAACAGTTGTTTTAGCGACATTTCAAGCTATCGGAATATCGCTCGCTTTGCAAAATCAAACAGCAGGTGGTCTTTCTGTTGTTTTGACTCCTGGGATTGGATTTGTTGCTATTACAGCAATAACCCTTGTTACTGGTACTGTTTTCTTGATGTGGCTTGGCGAGCAAGTGACAGAGAGGGGAATTGGTAATGGAATTTCATTGATTATTTTCGCTGGTATTGTTTCGGGATTACCCAAAGCGATAGGCGGTACCTTGGAGTTAGCTAGAACTGGTGAGATGAATGGGGCGTTTATAATATTATTATTTTTGTTGTCGCTTTCTGTTACTGCACTTGTTGTTTTTGTCGAAAGAGGGCAGAGAAGAATTCTTATTAACTATCCAAAAAGGCAACAAGGTCGCAAGTTATATGGTGGTCAAAGTAGTTTTTTGCCTTTGAAGTTAAATATGGCTGGTGTAATACCTCCTATTTTTGCTTCAAGTATAATTTTGTTTCCTGCAACGATTGCTGGCTGGTTCGGAAATAGTGAAGGTTTTACCTGGCTTCAAGACGTGGCGACAATGTTGTCCCCTGGGCAGCCGGTATACGTAATGTTTTACGCTGCGGCAATCATCTTCTTTTGTTTCTTTTATACTGCGTTAGTTTTCAACTCTAAGGAAACAGCTGATAATCTTAAGAAATCAGGAGCTTTTTTGCCTGGTATAAGGCCTGGATTGCAAACGGCTTCTTACATTGATAAGGTAATGACTAGGTTGACTCTCATTGGTGCATTCTATATTACTTTGGTTTGCCTGTTGCCTGAGTTTTTAATAGTATACTGGAATGTACCATTTTATTTTGGTGGGACTTCTTTGTTGATTATTGTTGTAGTCGTGATGGATTTTATTTCGCAAATGCAAACCCACGTAATGTCACAACAATATGAAGGCTTAATGAAAAAAGCCAATCTAAAAAAATAA
- the rplO gene encoding 50S ribosomal protein L15: protein MYLNTIQAAVGARKKSKRVGRGIGCTLGKTCGRGHKGQKSRSGGFHKVGFEGGQMPLQRRLPKVGFTSLKSKYSAEVRLGELNALVADVIDLKVLIEANIVPAFTKTAKVIQSGLVTKAVNIKGIKVTPGARESIEAAGGKVEA from the coding sequence ATGTATCTAAATACTATTCAGGCTGCCGTAGGTGCCCGAAAAAAATCAAAGCGTGTTGGTCGTGGTATAGGTTGTACTCTTGGTAAGACTTGTGGAAGAGGTCATAAAGGCCAAAAGTCACGTAGTGGTGGTTTTCATAAAGTTGGTTTTGAGGGTGGGCAAATGCCATTGCAGCGCCGATTACCAAAAGTAGGATTCACCTCACTTAAAAGCAAATACTCAGCTGAAGTACGCTTGGGTGAACTAAATGCTTTAGTTGCTGACGTAATAGATTTAAAAGTTCTTATCGAAGCTAATATTGTCCCTGCATTTACAAAAACTGCTAAAGTTATCCAGTCAGGCTTAGTTACGAAGGCTGTTAATATTAAAGGTATTAAAGTAACGCCTGGTGCTAGAGAATCTATAGAAGCTGCTGGCGGCAAAGTAGAGGCTTAA
- the rpmD gene encoding 50S ribosomal protein L30, which translates to MTATKLSVTMTKSKFGRLPRHQACLKGLGLRKINQTVEVLNTPENRGMINKISYMLKVEEV; encoded by the coding sequence ATGACTGCTACTAAATTAAGTGTAACAATGACAAAAAGCAAGTTTGGTCGACTACCTCGCCATCAAGCTTGTTTAAAAGGCTTGGGCCTGCGAAAAATCAACCAAACAGTTGAGGTGCTTAATACGCCCGAAAACAGAGGTATGATAAACAAAATATCATACATGCTAAAAGTTGAGGAAGTGTAA
- the rpsE gene encoding 30S ribosomal protein S5 has protein sequence MATAPAQGSVDGLQEKLVNVRRVAKVVKGGRVFGFTALTVVGDGEGRVGYGVSKAREVPIAIQKSLEQARKNMRKVSLKGDTLQYPIMNTTGAAKVYMQPASEGTGIIAGGAMRAVFEVVGVHNVLAKCIGTSNPINVVRATINGLTGMHNANQIAAKRGLSVEQIIG, from the coding sequence ATGGCTACAGCACCTGCTCAAGGTAGTGTTGACGGTTTACAAGAAAAATTAGTTAATGTAAGGCGTGTTGCAAAAGTTGTTAAAGGCGGTAGGGTTTTTGGTTTTACTGCTCTAACTGTTGTTGGTGATGGTGAAGGCCGTGTTGGATACGGTGTTAGCAAAGCTCGTGAAGTGCCTATTGCAATTCAAAAGTCTCTGGAACAAGCGCGCAAAAACATGCGAAAAGTTTCATTGAAAGGTGATACGTTGCAATACCCTATCATGAATACCACTGGCGCAGCCAAAGTTTACATGCAGCCTGCGTCTGAGGGTACAGGCATCATTGCTGGTGGAGCAATGAGAGCTGTATTCGAAGTTGTTGGAGTGCATAACGTATTGGCAAAATGCATAGGAACCAGTAATCCCATTAATGTTGTAAGAGCGACAATTAATGGTTTGACTGGAATGCATAATGCTAACCAGATAGCTGCAAAGCGCGGTTTATCAGTTGAACAGATTATTGGATAG
- the rplR gene encoding 50S ribosomal protein L18 — MDKKKSRMKRALKLRSKIKNLGATRLSIHKTSQHIYAQVISGDGCTTLASVSTTQAEIKASLKNTGNIEAAAEIGKFIAQKAIAAGVTVVAFDRSGFKYHGRVKALADAAREAGLKF, encoded by the coding sequence ATGGATAAGAAAAAATCTCGAATGAAGCGCGCATTAAAATTGCGTTCAAAAATTAAGAATTTAGGTGCAACTCGTTTATCAATTCACAAAACATCTCAGCATATATATGCTCAAGTGATTAGTGGTGATGGATGTACTACATTAGCCAGTGTATCAACTACTCAGGCAGAGATTAAAGCATCTTTAAAAAATACCGGTAACATTGAAGCGGCAGCAGAAATTGGGAAGTTTATTGCCCAAAAAGCTATTGCTGCTGGTGTAACTGTAGTTGCCTTTGATCGCTCAGGATTTAAATACCATGGTCGCGTTAAAGCATTGGCAGATGCTGCGCGTGAAGCCGGCTTGAAATTTTAG
- the rplF gene encoding 50S ribosomal protein L6: MSRIAKAPVIIPSDVEINLDGNIMTVKGIKGQLSLTLNSAVNVDIADNVVHVQWDKDNKKATAQAGTARAILSNMVTGVSSGFEKKLTLIGVGYRAQAKESILSLSLGFSHPVDFEVPAGITVETPTQTEIVVRGTDKQLVGEVSAKIRAYRPPEPYKGKGVRYADEHVVRKEAKKK, from the coding sequence ATGTCAAGAATTGCTAAAGCCCCAGTCATTATTCCAAGTGATGTAGAAATAAATTTAGATGGAAACATCATGACTGTAAAAGGAATTAAGGGTCAGTTATCACTTACCCTTAATTCTGCAGTTAATGTTGATATTGCAGATAACGTAGTACATGTGCAATGGGATAAAGATAATAAAAAAGCGACTGCTCAAGCTGGAACTGCTAGAGCAATCCTAAGTAATATGGTTACAGGTGTCTCTTCAGGATTTGAGAAAAAATTAACATTAATAGGTGTGGGTTACAGAGCACAGGCAAAAGAAAGTATTCTTAGTCTTTCTCTCGGTTTCTCTCATCCTGTTGATTTTGAGGTTCCAGCTGGAATTACAGTTGAAACACCAACTCAAACTGAAATAGTAGTAAGGGGTACTGATAAGCAATTGGTAGGTGAAGTGTCTGCCAAAATTAGAGCTTATCGTCCACCAGAGCCTTATAAAGGAAAGGGTGTCAGATACGCTGACGAGCATGTTGTAAGAAAAGAAGCCAAGAAGAAGTAA
- the rpsH gene encoding 30S ribosomal protein S8 encodes MSMTDPVADMLTRIRNGQSAGKKSIKQPSSKLKVSIAKVLKEEGYITEFSTETNGSHTEMTVELKYYKGAPVIEAIKRISRPGLRIYKSKDELPKVLGGLGIAIVSTSNGVMTDRAARAIGHGGEVICTVC; translated from the coding sequence ATGAGTATGACAGACCCAGTTGCAGATATGCTGACTCGTATAAGAAACGGGCAATCTGCTGGTAAAAAAAGTATTAAACAACCTTCTTCAAAATTAAAAGTATCTATTGCTAAGGTACTTAAAGAAGAAGGTTATATTACAGAATTTAGCACTGAAACTAACGGCAGTCATACAGAAATGACTGTTGAGTTGAAATATTATAAGGGTGCTCCTGTAATTGAAGCTATAAAAAGAATTAGTAGGCCTGGTTTACGTATTTATAAGTCTAAAGACGAATTGCCAAAAGTTCTTGGCGGCTTAGGGATTGCTATTGTATCAACATCAAATGGTGTTATGACTGATAGAGCTGCGCGTGCCATTGGCCATGGCGGTGAAGTTATTTGCACTGTTTGTTAA
- the rpsN gene encoding 30S ribosomal protein S14, which translates to MAKKSMIAREDKRKKLVKKYDVKRKTLKETIRDPNASYEDKETAHLQLQKLPRDSSVTRVRNRCNLTGRPHGYYRKFGLSRNKLREATMRGDVPGVVKASW; encoded by the coding sequence ATGGCTAAAAAGTCAATGATTGCGCGTGAAGATAAGCGTAAAAAATTAGTAAAAAAATATGATGTTAAACGTAAGACTCTGAAAGAAACAATCAGAGATCCTAATGCATCATACGAAGATAAAGAAACTGCTCATCTACAACTCCAAAAATTACCAAGGGACTCCAGCGTGACAAGGGTACGTAACCGTTGTAATTTAACTGGGCGTCCGCATGGGTATTACCGTAAGTTTGGTCTTAGTAGAAATAAATTAAGAGAAGCTACTATGCGCGGTGATGTTCCTGGCGTAGTCAAAGCAAGTTGGTAA
- the rplE gene encoding 50S ribosomal protein L5, whose product MARLETVYKEKILPALVEQFAYKSIMQAPRITKITLNMGVGGAVADKKVLQSALSDMEKISGQKPVVTLARKSIAGFKIRDDMPIGCKVTLRSDRMYEFLDRLISISIPRIRDFRGLSPKSFDGRGNYSMGVKEQIIFPEIDYDKIDTLRGMDITITTTAQTNEEGLALLKLFNFPFKS is encoded by the coding sequence ATGGCTAGATTAGAAACCGTATATAAAGAAAAAATTCTTCCCGCATTAGTTGAGCAGTTTGCTTATAAATCTATTATGCAGGCCCCGCGTATCACTAAAATAACACTTAATATGGGTGTTGGTGGTGCAGTAGCTGATAAAAAAGTTCTACAATCTGCTCTTTCTGACATGGAAAAAATTTCCGGTCAAAAGCCTGTTGTGACACTTGCAAGAAAATCAATCGCCGGGTTTAAGATTCGTGACGATATGCCTATTGGTTGCAAGGTTACCTTGCGTAGCGATAGGATGTATGAATTTTTAGATCGGTTAATAAGTATATCTATTCCAAGAATTCGTGATTTCAGAGGGTTAAGCCCTAAAAGTTTTGATGGTCGTGGCAATTATTCCATGGGTGTTAAAGAACAAATCATATTTCCTGAAATTGATTATGATAAAATTGACACTTTGCGTGGTATGGATATTACTATCACTACTACAGCACAAACCAACGAAGAAGGTTTGGCTTTATTAAAGCTGTTTAATTTTCCATTTAAGAGCTAA
- the rplX gene encoding 50S ribosomal protein L24: MAKIKKGDDIIVRTGKDKGKSGRVTQILKGDKVLVEGINQVKKNQKPNPNAGISGGIIVKDMPINISNIGLYNPETKKADRVGYRFLEDGKKVRYFKSTNEVVDV, translated from the coding sequence ATGGCAAAAATTAAAAAAGGTGATGATATTATCGTTCGTACCGGTAAGGATAAAGGTAAGAGTGGTAGGGTAACCCAGATTTTAAAAGGCGATAAGGTTTTGGTTGAAGGAATTAACCAGGTTAAAAAGAACCAAAAACCAAATCCCAATGCAGGTATCTCAGGTGGGATAATTGTAAAGGATATGCCGATTAATATTTCCAATATTGGATTATATAATCCTGAAACTAAAAAAGCAGATAGAGTAGGCTATAGGTTTCTAGAAGATGGAAAGAAAGTCAGATATTTTAAGTCAACAAATGAAGTTGTTGATGTGTAA
- the rplN gene encoding 50S ribosomal protein L14, translated as MIQMQTNLDVADNSGAKRVMCIKVLGGSHRRYAGIGDIIKVSIKDAIPRGRVKKGEVYNALVVRTRKGVRRPDGSVIRFDGNSAVILNNNLQPLGTRIFGPVTRELRGEKFMKIISLAPEVL; from the coding sequence ATGATTCAGATGCAAACTAACCTTGACGTCGCCGATAACAGCGGTGCAAAAAGGGTCATGTGTATCAAAGTATTAGGAGGATCGCATCGTCGTTATGCTGGCATTGGTGATATTATCAAAGTCAGTATCAAAGATGCAATTCCTCGTGGCAGAGTAAAAAAAGGGGAGGTTTATAATGCCCTTGTAGTGAGAACACGTAAAGGTGTTCGTAGGCCCGATGGGTCTGTTATTCGTTTTGACGGTAATTCAGCCGTGATTCTGAATAATAATCTGCAGCCACTAGGTACCCGTATTTTTGGCCCTGTAACGCGTGAGTTAAGAGGAGAAAAATTTATGAAAATTATCTCTCTTGCTCCTGAAGTTTTATAA
- the rpsQ gene encoding 30S ribosomal protein S17 has protein sequence MTENVTKLRTITGRVVSNKMDKTITVLVERVVKHPVYGKYIKRSTKMMAHDEQNICQEGDVVAITSCRPLSKNKTFNLVQVLESANK, from the coding sequence ATGACTGAAAATGTAACTAAATTACGTACAATCACTGGTCGGGTTGTTAGTAATAAGATGGATAAAACCATTACGGTTTTGGTTGAGCGTGTTGTGAAACACCCTGTTTACGGTAAGTACATTAAGCGTTCAACAAAAATGATGGCTCATGATGAGCAAAATATTTGCCAAGAAGGTGATGTGGTAGCTATAACATCATGTAGGCCTTTATCTAAGAACAAAACATTTAATTTGGTTCAAGTCTTAGAAAGTGCTAACAAGTAG
- the rpmC gene encoding 50S ribosomal protein L29, whose translation MKASELRQKSKDELGTMLLDLSRERFNLKMQKGTGQLSKPDQVKKVRRNVARIHTILNQMASA comes from the coding sequence ATGAAAGCAAGTGAATTACGCCAAAAATCAAAAGACGAATTAGGGACTATGTTGCTCGATTTATCACGCGAGCGATTTAATCTCAAAATGCAAAAAGGTACAGGTCAATTGTCAAAACCCGATCAAGTAAAAAAGGTTAGACGAAATGTGGCACGTATCCACACCATATTAAATCAAATGGCGAGTGCATAA
- the rplP gene encoding 50S ribosomal protein L16 encodes MLQPKRTKFRKQHKGRNNGTAVRGSSVSFGEYGLKSIGRGRLTARQIEAARRTITRHVKRGGKLWIRVFPDKPITKKPLEVRMGKGKGSVEYWVAQVRPGTMLYEIQGVSEELAREAFALAAAKLPLKTLFTARTIM; translated from the coding sequence ATGCTTCAACCTAAAAGAACTAAATTCCGTAAGCAACACAAAGGCAGAAATAACGGTACTGCCGTACGTGGATCATCAGTGAGCTTTGGCGAATATGGTCTTAAATCAATTGGTCGTGGCAGACTAACGGCCAGGCAAATTGAAGCGGCTCGAAGAACCATTACTCGTCACGTCAAGCGTGGTGGGAAACTTTGGATAAGAGTATTCCCTGATAAGCCAATTACTAAAAAACCTTTAGAAGTTCGTATGGGAAAAGGTAAAGGTAGTGTAGAATACTGGGTTGCTCAAGTAAGACCGGGAACTATGTTGTATGAAATACAAGGTGTTTCCGAAGAGCTGGCACGTGAAGCGTTCGCATTAGCGGCTGCTAAGCTACCTTTAAAGACACTATTTACCGCTCGGACAATAATGTAA
- the rpsC gene encoding 30S ribosomal protein S3: protein MGQKVHPTGIRLGIVKDWNSRWYANSQDYSVFLLQDLTVRAFIKKKLAHASVSRIQINRPANNAQITIHTARPGIVIGKKGEDIDALRQEISKMIGIPVQLNVEEIRKPELDAQLVAEGVAQQLEKRIMYRRAMKRAVTNTMRLGAEGIKVNVGGRLNGAEIARSEWYREGRVPLHTLRADIDYATAEAHTTYGIIGIKVWIFKGEVFDMDAHMASINSDSKK, encoded by the coding sequence ATGGGTCAAAAGGTACATCCAACAGGCATACGCCTTGGAATTGTAAAGGATTGGAATTCAAGATGGTATGCAAATAGTCAGGATTATTCGGTTTTCCTGCTTCAAGATTTAACAGTCAGAGCGTTTATAAAGAAAAAATTAGCTCATGCTTCTGTAAGTCGTATCCAAATTAATCGTCCAGCAAATAATGCACAGATAACAATACATACGGCGCGCCCTGGTATTGTTATTGGAAAAAAAGGCGAAGATATCGATGCTCTGAGACAGGAAATATCCAAAATGATTGGTATTCCTGTTCAGCTTAATGTTGAAGAGATTAGAAAGCCTGAATTAGATGCTCAGTTAGTTGCTGAAGGTGTAGCACAGCAGTTAGAAAAAAGAATCATGTATCGCCGGGCAATGAAGCGTGCAGTAACTAATACTATGCGTCTGGGTGCTGAAGGTATTAAGGTGAATGTTGGTGGTCGCCTAAATGGTGCTGAAATCGCCCGTAGCGAGTGGTACAGGGAAGGTCGAGTGCCTTTGCATACCCTGAGGGCAGACATTGATTATGCAACCGCCGAAGCGCATACTACCTACGGAATTATTGGCATCAAGGTGTGGATATTCAAAGGCGAAGTATTCGACATGGATGCCCATATGGCGTCTATTAATTCTGACTCCAAGAAATAG
- the rplV gene encoding 50S ribosomal protein L22, whose amino-acid sequence MEISAKLNNAPLSAQKARLVGDQIRGMSVEKALNTLKFSSKKAAGIFKKVLESAIANAEHNESADIDELRVSTVFVNEGATMKRFRARAKGNANHILKRTCHITVKVSEFE is encoded by the coding sequence ATGGAAATTTCAGCAAAATTAAATAACGCCCCCTTGTCGGCTCAAAAAGCAAGATTGGTTGGCGATCAAATTCGTGGTATGTCGGTTGAGAAAGCGCTAAACACACTTAAGTTTAGTTCAAAAAAAGCTGCAGGTATATTCAAAAAGGTTCTAGAGTCGGCAATAGCTAATGCAGAACATAATGAAAGTGCAGATATTGATGAATTAAGAGTGTCTACCGTTTTCGTTAATGAAGGGGCGACTATGAAAAGATTCAGGGCAAGAGCTAAAGGGAATGCAAACCATATCCTTAAAAGAACCTGCCATATTACAGTTAAAGTCTCAGAATTCGAGTAG
- the rpsS gene encoding 30S ribosomal protein S19: MPRSIKKGPFIDHHLLKKVEDAVSINNRKPIKTWSRRSMIIPDMLGLTIAIHNGRLHIPVLISENMVGHKLGEFAPTRTYRGHVADKKSR; encoded by the coding sequence GTGCCGCGTTCAATTAAAAAAGGTCCTTTTATTGATCATCATCTTCTAAAAAAAGTTGAAGATGCTGTAAGTATTAATAATCGGAAACCGATTAAAACATGGTCAAGAAGATCAATGATTATTCCAGATATGCTGGGCTTAACTATTGCAATCCATAATGGACGACTGCATATTCCCGTTCTCATTTCTGAGAATATGGTCGGGCATAAATTAGGTGAATTTGCTCCAACTCGAACATATAGAGGCCACGTGGCTGACAAGAAGTCTAGGTAG